In the genome of Actinobacillus lignieresii, the window TTACTTGAAAATGAAGAGGATTTTTGGTGCATCGGGCGCAATATTGAAAAAGCCGATTTGGATCAGATTGATGTAGCGGAATTTATTTACCAAACGATTCGAAAATTATTACCTCTGTATGAAGCGTGTCATCAGTAGAGAAAATATGGAAGAGACAAGCGGTTAAATTTTTAGCAAACTTTGCAAATGCCCAGTGACTTAAGATGAAACTTTATCATCTTCCATATTTGAAGAAATTAGCGCTTATTGTGCGTCTAGTTTTTGGCGTACGATTTCAAATAAACATACGCCGGTTGCCACTGAAACGTTTAATGAAGAAACCGAACCCGCCATTGGGATACTAATTAACTGGTCACAATGCTCACGGGTTAAACGACGCATACCGTTACCTTCCGCTCCCATCACTAAAGCGATCGCACCGGTTAATTTCGCCTGATAAATACCGGAAGTCGCTTCGCCTGCCGTGCCGACAATCCAGATATTATGTTGTTCTTGTAGCTCTCGCATGGTGCGAGCAAGATTGGTAACACGAATTAACGGCACGGTTTCCGCCGCACCGCAAGCCACTTTACGAGCAGTTGAGGTCAGTTGCGCCGATTTATCTTTCGGTACGATAACCGCATCCACACCAGCCGCATCAGCGGTACGCAAACAAGCACCAAGGTTATGCGGATCGGTCACACCGTCTAAGATTAATAAAAACGGGTTTTGTTTTTGCGCCAGAATAGCATCCAGATCATGTTCGTTCAGCTCTTTTTGTGGCACGACTTTCGCAATAATCCCTTGGTGAACTTCACCTTGCGCTTTGTTATCCAATGTTTGGCGGTTTACTTGCTGAACGGAAATACCTAAACGTTGTAATTCATTCAATAATGGGTTTAGACGTTTATCTTCACGTCCTTTTAGCACTAACACTTCAATTAAGCGTTCCGGTGCGTTATCTAAGAAAGCTTTTACGGCATGAATACCATAAATTTGTTCGCTCATTTTTATTCCTTTGTAAATAAAAAAGACGGATAACAAAGTTTTATACAAATCTATGTTATCCGTGATAAATCAAATAATTTATAACAACATTTTGACGACTTTATCCAACTTCACTCGACCGAAACGTTTTAACAGTTTTCGTACCGCTTCGGGATAATCGTTAATTTGCTCTAAGTCACTATAGTGTTTTAAAACCGTCGTATGAGTACGAATCTGCATTAATTCGGTTTCTGCCTTTGCGCTTAGTTCGGCTTTCGGGTCATAAATTAATACCGCATTTTCCGCGTCTAAAGCCCAAGCTCGAGGATTGAGATTATTACCGGTTAATAAGATATAACGATCGTCAA includes:
- the rlmB gene encoding 23S rRNA (guanosine(2251)-2'-O)-methyltransferase RlmB, which codes for MSEQIYGIHAVKAFLDNAPERLIEVLVLKGREDKRLNPLLNELQRLGISVQQVNRQTLDNKAQGEVHQGIIAKVVPQKELNEHDLDAILAQKQNPFLLILDGVTDPHNLGACLRTADAAGVDAVIVPKDKSAQLTSTARKVACGAAETVPLIRVTNLARTMRELQEQHNIWIVGTAGEATSGIYQAKLTGAIALVMGAEGNGMRRLTREHCDQLISIPMAGSVSSLNVSVATGVCLFEIVRQKLDAQ